From Candidatus Manganitrophus morganii, the proteins below share one genomic window:
- a CDS encoding tetratricopeptide repeat protein — protein sequence MVLIKRSGLAAAFMLFIIALLVPGAWADEKKVFPALEAPAGSPGAEHNAEGIEHYNQGHWDVAEKHFRAAVKADDKLAQARYNLALALDQMGKHKEATEQFDHAAHLAPKDPAIAESPILKGHLKGMKKH from the coding sequence ATGGTATTGATCAAGCGAAGCGGTTTGGCGGCGGCTTTCATGCTCTTCATCATCGCACTTCTGGTCCCCGGGGCCTGGGCCGACGAAAAGAAAGTCTTCCCTGCTCTGGAAGCCCCGGCAGGCTCGCCGGGCGCCGAACACAACGCGGAAGGGATTGAACATTACAATCAGGGACATTGGGATGTGGCGGAGAAACATTTTAGAGCGGCGGTGAAAGCAGACGACAAGCTCGCCCAGGCCCGTTACAACTTGGCCTTAGCGCTCGACCAGATGGGAAAGCACAAAGAGGCCACGGAGCAATTCGATCATGCGGCGCATCTCGCCCCGAAGGATCCGGCCATCGCCGAATCCCCGATCCTCAAAGGCCACCTGAAAGGGATGAAAAAGCATTAA
- a CDS encoding tyrosinase family protein, with translation MRYRKNITCLSADELHDLREALAGMYALPASNPNSFAKLAGFHGGPPTAYCRHGAPGFFTWHRAYILAFEEALRTIRCNVTLPFWDWSSGPTTGVPEPCRHPTYMNRSGATVANPLYSGPRSGGGQTARRADIDTTAYDDLAATAQTALTAATFTSFQNQINGVHGSVHVRTGGDMGSVPTASYDPIFYLHHANVDRLWAQWQASHPGALPASEATFALEPFNRPFTLQWQTGADVESTAALGYQYRRFCLIFPPIRIWELVAIEWPWTIREQMTSARLVIKSTQMQKRPMEIRAFLNQPEANAGTKTAGNPAFAGAVGFLGHGEGTRHDHSTEACRECAQLGHTHKHADHAHDHSDHPHSEQTGTGGEERMDVEIDLTRALRRGDRKNEKVSLKLVAVDIHGNETAAGEAALEEMELVVE, from the coding sequence ATGCGTTACCGAAAAAATATCACCTGCCTGAGCGCCGACGAACTACACGATCTTCGGGAGGCCCTCGCCGGGATGTATGCGCTGCCGGCGTCCAATCCGAACAGCTTCGCCAAGCTGGCCGGCTTTCACGGCGGACCGCCGACCGCATACTGCCGCCACGGCGCGCCGGGCTTCTTTACCTGGCACCGCGCCTATATCCTCGCCTTCGAAGAGGCGCTCCGGACGATCCGCTGCAATGTCACCCTCCCGTTCTGGGATTGGTCTTCGGGACCGACGACCGGGGTGCCGGAGCCGTGCCGCCATCCGACGTATATGAACCGCTCGGGCGCCACGGTGGCGAACCCGCTCTACAGCGGACCGCGCTCGGGCGGAGGCCAGACCGCGCGCCGGGCCGATATCGATACCACCGCCTATGACGATCTGGCGGCCACGGCCCAGACGGCGCTGACGGCGGCGACCTTCACCTCCTTCCAGAACCAGATCAACGGCGTCCACGGCTCGGTGCACGTCCGGACCGGCGGCGACATGGGGTCGGTGCCGACGGCGTCGTACGACCCGATCTTCTATCTGCATCATGCAAATGTCGATCGGCTCTGGGCGCAGTGGCAGGCGAGCCATCCGGGCGCGCTGCCGGCCTCCGAAGCGACCTTCGCCCTCGAACCGTTCAACCGTCCCTTCACCCTTCAGTGGCAGACCGGCGCCGACGTCGAATCGACGGCGGCGCTCGGCTATCAGTATCGCCGCTTCTGTTTGATCTTCCCGCCGATCCGGATTTGGGAGCTGGTCGCGATCGAATGGCCCTGGACGATTCGGGAGCAGATGACGTCGGCCCGCCTGGTGATCAAGAGCACGCAGATGCAGAAGAGGCCGATGGAGATCCGGGCGTTTCTCAACCAGCCGGAGGCGAATGCCGGGACGAAAACCGCCGGCAATCCGGCCTTCGCCGGCGCGGTCGGATTTCTCGGCCATGGCGAGGGGACGCGGCACGATCATTCGACGGAAGCATGCCGGGAATGCGCCCAGCTCGGGCATACGCACAAACATGCCGATCACGCCCACGATCATTCGGACCATCCTCATTCCGAGCAAACGGGAACAGGGGGGGAAGAACGGATGGATGTGGAGATCGATTTGACCCGTGCGCTTCGAAGGGGGGACCGCAAGAACGAGAAGGTGTCGCTGAAGCTGGTCGCCGTTGACATCCACGGCAATGAGACGGCCGCGGGAGAGGCGGCGCTCGAGGAGATGGAACTCGTCGTGGAATAG
- a CDS encoding HAD-IIA family hydrolase — MNPPAHKLLKSFLIDMDGVLVRGPNLIPGADVFIERLKSEGRKFLVFTNNSLRTPKDLSHRLKKIGLQVGADHIYTSALATARFLNSQRPKGTAFVIGESGLMEALHDVGYVVTDLQPDYVVVGDTDFYDHPRITQAVRLVHNGARLIATNPDVTGPAEAGIVPATGALVALIEKATGHQAYFVGKPNPLMMRTALHQIGEHSENAVMVGDRMDTDVVAGIESGLETILVLTGVTRREDVDRYPYRPTRIVESISAIEL; from the coding sequence ATGAATCCGCCGGCGCATAAGTTATTGAAAAGCTTTCTGATCGACATGGACGGGGTGCTCGTTCGGGGGCCGAACCTGATTCCCGGGGCCGATGTCTTCATCGAGCGGCTGAAATCGGAAGGACGGAAATTCTTGGTCTTCACCAACAACTCGCTCCGCACGCCGAAGGACCTGTCGCACCGGCTGAAGAAAATCGGCCTTCAGGTCGGGGCCGATCATATCTACACCTCCGCGTTGGCGACGGCCCGTTTTCTCAACAGCCAGAGGCCGAAGGGGACCGCCTTCGTCATCGGCGAATCGGGGTTGATGGAGGCGCTCCACGATGTGGGGTATGTGGTGACCGATTTACAGCCCGACTATGTCGTGGTGGGAGATACCGACTTTTACGACCACCCGCGGATTACGCAGGCGGTCCGGCTGGTTCATAACGGGGCCCGATTGATCGCAACGAACCCCGATGTGACCGGACCGGCCGAGGCCGGGATCGTCCCCGCCACCGGGGCGCTGGTCGCGCTGATCGAGAAGGCGACCGGACATCAAGCCTACTTCGTCGGAAAGCCGAATCCGCTGATGATGCGGACCGCGCTTCACCAGATCGGGGAACATTCGGAGAACGCCGTGATGGTGGGAGACCGGATGGACACCGATGTGGTCGCCGGAATCGAGAGCGGGCTGGAGACGATTCTCGTCTTAACGGGGGTCACGCGGCGCGAAGATGTCGACCGGTATCCCTACCGTCCGACCCGAATCGTCGAATCGATCAGCGCGATCGAATTGTGA
- a CDS encoding helix-turn-helix transcriptional regulator — protein MTPWIEPGIILLNREGEILHQNRTAREITDGLAGKNRGIVFELYLTFKQSEPLRERVCRHHDGAVSLFRPVLLQPRRDESGFTQLLILIERVYQDPASAPSEAPIKLTPREKRVVQLLSQGMTNKEVANGMHIGEYTVKHHVKQIMRKFQVTTRAAIVAKSFSHRRYLELENEVTPARAV, from the coding sequence ATGACACCATGGATCGAGCCCGGGATCATCCTTTTAAATCGGGAAGGAGAGATTCTCCATCAAAACCGAACGGCCCGAGAGATTACGGATGGGCTCGCCGGAAAAAACCGGGGAATCGTTTTTGAGCTTTATCTCACGTTCAAACAATCAGAACCCCTCCGAGAGCGGGTCTGCCGGCATCATGACGGCGCCGTTTCTCTTTTCCGTCCCGTTCTTCTGCAGCCGCGGCGGGATGAGTCCGGTTTTACGCAGCTGCTGATTCTCATCGAGCGGGTTTACCAAGACCCTGCGTCGGCGCCGTCCGAGGCGCCGATCAAACTCACCCCGCGGGAAAAGCGCGTGGTTCAGCTTTTATCGCAGGGGATGACGAATAAAGAGGTGGCCAACGGCATGCACATCGGGGAATATACGGTGAAGCACCACGTCAAGCAGATCATGAGGAAATTTCAGGTCACCACCCGGGCCGCCATTGTGGCGAAGAGTTTTTCGCATCGGCGTTATCTGGAATTGGAAAACGAGGTGACGCCGGCGAGGGCCGTCTGA
- a CDS encoding patatin-like phospholipase family protein — MREHKEIVRIVAFFGLFLFFQTGCAHHLVNDRLAEYQPDAGYRFKNLTDDGNSDALFVAVAFSGGGTRAAALSYGVMKALSETEITWQGKTKRLVEEIDLISTISGGSFTGGYYALFGDKIFTDFERKFLKRDIEGELTGLLRRPTNWFRLASFHFDRIDLAAEHYHRTVFEEKTFGDLLARNRRPFVVINATNMSLGDRFEFTQDQFDFLGSDLSSYPVARAVAASSAFPFLLSPITLNNHPAPTNYRTPPWVENAMEDYELNRRRFMRAKILKTYEDKDEHPYTHLLDGGLADNIGLRHVIDSVRDGGIRQMMNQEKIEKFVVIVVNAKTSPPQEIDQKEDAPHLLDVAVKTATISMDNYSFETIELMKDVKEAREQAQRAIEDCQGLLAESCPLAPRLPALKGMDFYIVEISFESIDDPKEREWFLSLPTNFSLKPSVVDRLIEKGGALLKNSEEFQRLIEELPE, encoded by the coding sequence TTGAGAGAGCATAAAGAGATCGTCCGGATCGTTGCTTTCTTCGGTTTGTTCCTCTTTTTCCAAACCGGCTGCGCCCACCACCTGGTGAACGACCGGCTCGCCGAGTATCAGCCCGACGCGGGCTACCGCTTCAAAAATCTGACCGACGACGGCAACAGCGACGCCCTCTTCGTCGCGGTCGCCTTTTCCGGGGGAGGGACCCGGGCGGCGGCGCTCTCTTACGGCGTGATGAAGGCATTATCGGAAACCGAGATCACCTGGCAGGGGAAGACGAAGCGCCTGGTCGAGGAGATCGATCTGATCTCGACCATCTCGGGCGGTTCTTTCACCGGAGGGTATTACGCCCTCTTCGGAGACAAGATCTTCACCGATTTCGAGCGGAAGTTCCTGAAGCGGGACATCGAAGGGGAATTGACCGGCCTGCTGCGGCGGCCGACCAATTGGTTCCGCCTCGCCTCTTTCCATTTCGACCGGATCGACCTGGCCGCCGAACACTACCACCGGACCGTCTTCGAAGAGAAAACCTTCGGCGATCTGCTCGCCCGCAACCGCCGTCCCTTCGTCGTGATCAACGCCACCAACATGTCGCTGGGGGACCGGTTCGAGTTCACACAGGACCAGTTCGACTTTTTAGGCTCGGATCTCTCCTCCTACCCCGTGGCGCGGGCGGTGGCCGCCTCCTCGGCGTTTCCTTTTCTCCTCAGCCCGATCACCCTGAACAACCACCCGGCGCCGACGAACTATCGGACCCCCCCCTGGGTGGAAAACGCCATGGAGGATTATGAGCTCAATCGCCGCCGTTTCATGCGGGCCAAGATTTTGAAGACGTATGAAGACAAAGACGAGCATCCCTACACCCATCTGCTCGACGGGGGGTTGGCCGACAACATCGGGCTGCGGCATGTGATCGATTCGGTCCGGGACGGGGGAATCCGTCAGATGATGAATCAAGAGAAGATCGAGAAATTTGTGGTGATCGTCGTCAACGCGAAAACGAGTCCGCCCCAGGAGATCGATCAAAAAGAAGACGCTCCCCATCTACTGGACGTGGCGGTGAAGACGGCAACGATTTCGATGGACAACTACTCGTTTGAAACGATCGAGCTGATGAAAGATGTGAAAGAAGCGCGGGAGCAGGCGCAGCGGGCGATTGAAGACTGCCAAGGGCTTCTCGCGGAGAGCTGTCCCCTGGCGCCCCGCCTCCCGGCATTGAAGGGGATGGATTTTTACATCGTCGAGATCAGTTTTGAGAGCATCGACGATCCGAAAGAGCGCGAATGGTTCTTAAGCCTTCCGACCAATTTTTCCCTGAAGCCGTCCGTTGTCGACAGGTTGATTGAAAAGGGGGGGGCGTTGCTGAAAAATTCGGAAGAGTTCCAACGCCTGATTGAAGAGTTGCCCGAGTAG
- a CDS encoding VOC family protein, translated as MNLGVVDQRGNAPTNTVTFLKNKKGGKPNMIQSIAFTMYPVTDMARSRKFYEEVLGLKVSYTFGEQWIEYDLGGNTFAITSMNIGRTPGAKGASVGFEVSDFEAFTKGLKEKSVKFILDNYETPVCRMSVIEDPDQNHITIHKLHKG; from the coding sequence GTGAACCTCGGCGTCGTCGACCAACGGGGCAACGCCCCGACGAATACCGTCACGTTCCTGAAAAACAAAAAAGGAGGAAAACCGAACATGATCCAATCGATCGCATTCACCATGTACCCCGTCACCGATATGGCGCGTTCCAGAAAATTTTATGAAGAGGTGCTCGGCCTGAAAGTCAGTTACACCTTCGGGGAGCAGTGGATCGAGTACGATCTGGGAGGGAACACCTTTGCGATCACCAGCATGAACATCGGCCGCACCCCGGGCGCCAAGGGGGCGAGCGTCGGATTCGAGGTGAGCGATTTCGAGGCCTTTACGAAAGGTCTCAAAGAAAAATCGGTGAAGTTTATTCTGGATAATTACGAAACCCCGGTCTGCCGGATGTCGGTGATCGAAGACCCCGACCAGAACCATATCACGATCCACAAACTGCACAAGGGATAG
- a CDS encoding peptidylprolyl isomerase codes for MRRIFLAFSFISLGLIIGCGGGGGSSSGGGGNPSAKIETTLGEIVIELFEDEAPIAVANFIGLAEGTKAWTDPNTSQQVTRPFYDGLIFHRVISGFMIQGGDPLGNGTGGPGYTFEDEFSSGLEFDRVGRVGMANSGPDTNGSQFFILDGAPQSHLNNVHTIFGQVTSGQEVVNAIANVPTGASDRPTTSVVMTKVTILRP; via the coding sequence ATGCGGCGTATTTTTTTGGCTTTCTCTTTCATCTCTCTTGGCTTGATCATCGGATGCGGCGGGGGCGGCGGTTCATCGAGCGGCGGGGGCGGAAACCCTTCGGCCAAAATCGAGACCACCCTGGGGGAGATCGTGATCGAGCTCTTCGAGGACGAAGCGCCGATCGCGGTCGCCAATTTTATCGGCCTCGCCGAGGGAACCAAAGCGTGGACCGATCCGAATACGTCACAGCAGGTCACCCGGCCGTTTTATGATGGGCTGATTTTCCACCGGGTGATTTCCGGTTTTATGATTCAGGGGGGAGATCCGCTCGGGAACGGCACCGGGGGGCCCGGCTACACGTTTGAAGACGAGTTTTCTTCCGGGCTGGAATTCGACCGGGTCGGGCGGGTCGGCATGGCCAATTCGGGTCCGGACACCAACGGAAGCCAGTTTTTTATTTTAGACGGCGCGCCGCAGTCCCATCTCAATAATGTCCATACGATCTTCGGTCAGGTGACCTCCGGTCAAGAGGTCGTGAATGCGATCGCCAATGTCCCGACGGGTGCGAGCGACAGGCCGACCACCTCGGTGGTGATGACGAAGGTAACGATCCTTCGGCCTTAA
- a CDS encoding cold-shock protein, which produces MVNGKVKWFNGSKGYGFITRNDGEADVFVHFSAIAGDGYKSLEEGNEVEFEVTQGQKGPQATNVRLVS; this is translated from the coding sequence ATGGTTAATGGCAAAGTGAAGTGGTTTAATGGCAGCAAGGGTTACGGATTTATCACGCGTAATGATGGAGAAGCGGATGTGTTCGTCCATTTTTCCGCCATCGCCGGAGACGGCTACAAATCCCTCGAAGAGGGAAATGAAGTCGAATTCGAAGTGACCCAAGGCCAGAAAGGCCCACAAGCCACCAACGTGAGACTCGTTTCCTAA
- a CDS encoding B12-binding domain-containing radical SAM protein — protein sequence MGFPPIGIMSLSAVLKEAGHECVMFDQANPETPNEVIIEEIRRQRPHLVGMSFLSTTSYPYAKIMARQIRAVDSTVRLAFGGVFASLNAGLVKMQCPEVDFVCRGDGEQLILDLMSNLDNPEGVLGLTWAKEGRVINNPNRETERHLDQWPFPDRESLPLDFIESMPLDVPAVLSMERFTTMQTSRGCPWPCVFCDIPIFNDGKWRFRSAEHVVKEFKYLQELGYGAVYFVDDHFLLKAKRIEAICQGLIDEKITIEWGVEGRVDSVCQHLFPIMAKAHCRTIMFGIESGSQKILDRLKKEQTLEEVESAVTTAKKAGIEIVHGFFVVGSPGETVEDMRATFDFASRLRLDTFGFNRLCVYRGTPLWKEYVERGLVNDAADWYKYFKCSEIDPTCLPGPVINDERNAGLRRLFVYKLTHYPIQILTLLRRFLRFMPLRDVLYLIVKPFLGKKKGQTKAEVMSRAVEHGALKDAAAQLTMVDDDVLERVIEESKAERLRIQQEAERAAPAPRA from the coding sequence ATGGGATTTCCCCCCATCGGCATTATGTCGCTCTCCGCCGTGCTCAAGGAAGCCGGCCACGAGTGCGTCATGTTCGATCAGGCCAATCCGGAAACCCCCAACGAAGTCATCATCGAGGAAATCCGCCGGCAGAGACCTCACCTTGTCGGGATGAGCTTTCTCAGCACCACCAGCTATCCCTACGCAAAGATCATGGCGCGCCAGATCCGCGCCGTCGACTCGACCGTCCGCCTCGCCTTCGGCGGCGTCTTCGCCTCCCTCAACGCGGGACTGGTGAAGATGCAATGTCCCGAGGTCGACTTCGTCTGCCGGGGCGACGGCGAGCAGCTGATTCTCGACCTGATGTCAAACCTGGACAATCCCGAAGGGGTGTTGGGGTTGACCTGGGCGAAAGAGGGACGGGTGATCAACAATCCGAACCGGGAGACCGAGCGCCATCTCGATCAATGGCCTTTCCCCGACCGCGAGAGCCTGCCGCTCGATTTTATCGAGTCGATGCCGCTCGACGTGCCGGCGGTCCTCTCGATGGAACGCTTCACGACGATGCAGACCTCGCGCGGCTGTCCCTGGCCGTGCGTCTTCTGCGACATTCCGATCTTCAACGACGGCAAGTGGCGCTTCCGCAGCGCCGAGCATGTGGTGAAAGAGTTCAAGTACCTTCAGGAGCTCGGCTACGGGGCGGTCTACTTCGTCGACGATCATTTTCTGCTGAAAGCGAAGCGGATCGAGGCGATCTGCCAGGGCCTCATCGACGAGAAGATCACCATCGAGTGGGGGGTGGAGGGGCGGGTCGATTCGGTCTGCCAGCATCTCTTCCCCATCATGGCCAAGGCCCACTGCCGGACGATCATGTTCGGGATCGAGAGCGGCAGCCAGAAGATCCTCGACCGTCTGAAGAAAGAACAAACGCTCGAAGAGGTCGAATCGGCGGTAACGACCGCCAAGAAGGCCGGGATCGAGATCGTGCACGGCTTCTTCGTCGTCGGCAGCCCGGGCGAGACGGTGGAAGATATGCGGGCGACGTTTGATTTTGCGTCGCGGCTTCGGTTGGACACCTTCGGCTTCAACCGCCTCTGCGTCTATCGGGGGACACCGTTGTGGAAGGAATATGTCGAGCGCGGGCTGGTCAACGACGCCGCCGATTGGTATAAATACTTCAAATGCTCCGAGATCGATCCGACCTGTCTGCCCGGCCCGGTGATCAACGACGAGCGAAACGCCGGCCTCCGGCGGCTCTTCGTCTACAAGTTGACCCATTACCCGATCCAGATCCTCACCCTGCTCCGCCGCTTCTTGCGCTTTATGCCGCTGCGCGATGTCCTCTATCTGATCGTCAAGCCGTTCCTCGGAAAAAAGAAAGGCCAGACCAAAGCCGAAGTGATGTCGCGCGCGGTGGAACACGGCGCGCTGAAAGACGCGGCGGCGCAGCTTACGATGGTCGACGACGATGTCCTGGAGCGGGTGATTGAGGAATCGAAGGCCGAGCGCCTCCGGATTCAACAAGAAGCCGAACGCGCCGCGCCCGCCCCCCGCGCCTGA
- a CDS encoding ATP-binding cassette domain-containing protein, producing the protein MNIIEIKNADIYQGANQVFSDLSLQIAAGCQTAILGPNGAGKSTLLKLLSGEIRAASHKGSVRLFGREQWNLWEVRAQLGIVSHDLQRDYMLSVRGGEVILSGFYSSIGLYGHQAFNDAQRKRGEEVMERLGIAALQERRFAEMSAGEQRRFLLGRALVHDPGTLVLDEPTSGLDLRACFQYLDLVRDLIRRGKTILLVTHHLHEIPPEVERVILLKEGKVIADGKKGELLTGERMTELFDTPVRLAQANGWYQALPAR; encoded by the coding sequence TTGAACATCATCGAAATCAAAAACGCCGATATTTATCAGGGCGCAAACCAGGTCTTCTCCGATCTCTCGCTTCAGATTGCAGCCGGCTGTCAAACGGCCATCCTCGGCCCGAACGGGGCGGGAAAGTCGACCCTCCTTAAACTCCTCTCCGGCGAAATCCGGGCGGCTTCTCACAAGGGGAGCGTCCGGCTCTTCGGACGGGAGCAGTGGAATCTCTGGGAAGTCCGCGCGCAGCTCGGCATCGTCTCCCACGACTTGCAGCGCGATTATATGCTTTCCGTTCGGGGCGGGGAGGTGATCCTTTCCGGATTTTATTCGAGCATCGGCCTCTACGGCCATCAGGCGTTCAACGACGCGCAGCGGAAGCGGGGGGAAGAGGTGATGGAACGGCTTGGGATTGCGGCCTTGCAGGAGCGGCGGTTCGCGGAGATGTCGGCCGGCGAGCAGCGGCGTTTTCTGCTCGGGAGAGCCCTCGTGCACGACCCGGGAACCCTCGTTTTGGACGAGCCGACGAGCGGCCTCGACCTGCGCGCCTGCTTTCAATATCTCGACCTGGTCCGGGATCTGATCCGGCGGGGAAAAACGATTCTCCTCGTGACGCATCACCTCCACGAGATCCCCCCTGAGGTGGAGCGGGTCATTCTCCTCAAAGAGGGGAAGGTGATCGCCGACGGAAAGAAAGGGGAGCTGCTCACCGGCGAGCGGATGACCGAGCTCTTCGACACCCCGGTGAGACTCGCGCAGGCGAATGGCTGGTATCAGGCCCTTCCAGCACGGTAG
- a CDS encoding DEAD/DEAH box helicase produces MPFEGLGLHPHLVKAIRDLGYTRPTPIQAEAIPAALSGKDLIGGAQTGTGKTAAFLLPVLQRMILSPSKGRTRALALTPTRELAVQVADHLSELAKQTPIRSIAIYGGVPMGPQTKALRSGVDMVIATPGRLLDHLRRGSAKLDQLEVLILDEADRMLDMGFLPDIRTIVKSIPKQRQTMLFSATLPHEIVKLSQEMMRDPVKIKLGGDEKTPVGIRHAAYPVPQHLKTQLLLTLLRDAAMSSVLVFTRTKHGADRLAQVLEREGFKTGRLHANRTQSQRLASLNAFRSGQLQVLVATDIAARGIDVEKISHVINFDLPSTSEAYIHRVGRTARAEAVGDAFTLVSQEEERALRAIERNLGPALPRVKLPDFNYRALPGARSHSPAAVDHTKRPDRAKRPGEKGREEKKWKPQGKRPFWERPSRFGNKKRAIGGKRKKR; encoded by the coding sequence ATGCCGTTTGAAGGATTGGGGTTACACCCCCATTTAGTCAAAGCGATTCGGGATCTGGGATACACCCGCCCGACGCCGATCCAGGCCGAAGCGATCCCGGCCGCGTTGAGCGGGAAAGATCTCATCGGCGGGGCGCAGACAGGCACAGGGAAAACCGCCGCCTTTCTCCTGCCGGTCTTGCAACGAATGATCCTCTCTCCTTCAAAAGGGAGGACGCGGGCTCTGGCGCTCACCCCGACCCGGGAGCTGGCCGTGCAGGTCGCCGATCATCTTTCCGAATTGGCCAAACAGACCCCGATTCGATCGATCGCCATTTACGGCGGCGTCCCGATGGGGCCGCAGACCAAAGCGCTCCGCTCCGGGGTCGACATGGTGATCGCCACCCCCGGGCGTCTGCTCGATCATCTTCGCCGCGGCAGCGCCAAGCTCGATCAGCTGGAAGTATTGATCCTGGACGAGGCCGACCGGATGCTCGATATGGGGTTTTTGCCCGATATCCGGACGATCGTCAAGTCGATCCCCAAACAAAGGCAGACGATGCTCTTCTCGGCCACGCTGCCGCATGAGATCGTGAAGCTGTCGCAAGAGATGATGCGCGATCCGGTCAAGATCAAATTGGGGGGGGATGAAAAAACGCCGGTCGGCATCCGCCACGCCGCCTATCCGGTTCCGCAGCATCTGAAAACCCAGCTCCTCCTGACCCTTCTCCGCGATGCGGCGATGTCGTCGGTGCTCGTCTTCACCCGGACGAAACATGGCGCAGACCGCCTGGCGCAGGTCCTCGAACGGGAGGGATTTAAAACCGGCCGGCTCCACGCCAACCGGACGCAGTCGCAGCGGCTCGCTTCCCTCAATGCTTTTCGATCGGGACAGTTGCAGGTCTTGGTGGCGACCGACATCGCCGCCAGAGGGATCGATGTCGAGAAAATCTCGCATGTGATCAACTTCGATCTTCCCAGTACGTCAGAAGCCTACATCCACCGGGTCGGCCGAACGGCCCGGGCCGAAGCGGTCGGAGACGCCTTCACCCTTGTGTCGCAAGAGGAGGAAAGAGCGCTCCGCGCGATTGAAAGAAACCTCGGACCGGCCCTTCCCAGGGTTAAGCTTCCCGACTTTAACTACCGCGCCCTTCCCGGGGCGAGAAGCCATTCCCCGGCCGCGGTCGACCACACGAAACGGCCGGACCGCGCCAAACGGCCCGGAGAAAAGGGCCGCGAAGAAAAAAAGTGGAAACCGCAGGGCAAACGTCCCTTCTGGGAACGCCCCTCCCGGTTTGGGAACAAAAAGCGTGCGATCGGCGGAAAGAGAAAGAAGAGATAA